One Ornithorhynchus anatinus isolate Pmale09 chromosome 2, mOrnAna1.pri.v4, whole genome shotgun sequence DNA segment encodes these proteins:
- the KCNE3 gene encoding potassium voltage-gated channel subfamily E member 3 encodes METSNRTAAWSRSLRWILKALNETLHGPPLPPPPPCQPGGNRTEPGPATGLGRDDNSYIYILFVMFLFAVTVGSLVLGYTRSRKVDKRSDPYHVYIKNRVSVI; translated from the coding sequence ATGGAGACGAGCAACCGGACGGCGGCCTGGTCCCGGAGCCTGCGCTGGATCCTGAAGGCCCTGAATGAGACCCTCCACGGCCCCCCgcttcctccgccgccgccctgcCAGCCCGGGGGGAACCGGACGGAGCCCGGCCCGGCGACCGGACTCGGCAGGGACGACAACTCCTACATCTACATCCTCTTCGTCATGTTCCTCTTCGCCGTCACCGTGGGCAGCCTCGTCCTTGGCTACACCCGCTCCCGGAAGGTGGACAAGCGGAGCGACCCTTACCATGTCTATATCAAGAACCGGGTGTCCGTGATCTga